One region of Canis aureus isolate CA01 chromosome 31, VMU_Caureus_v.1.0, whole genome shotgun sequence genomic DNA includes:
- the MED10 gene encoding mediator of RNA polymerase II transcription subunit 10 yields the protein MAEKFDHLEEHLEKFVENIRQLGIIVSDFQPSSQAGLNQKLNFIVTGLQDIDKCRQQLHDITVPLEVFEYIDQGRNPQLYTKECLERALAKNEQVKGKIDTMKKFKSLLIQELSKVFPEDMAKYRSIRGEDHAPS from the exons ATGGCGGAGAAGTTCGACCACCTGGAGGAGCACCTGGAGAAGTTCGTGGAGAACATCCGGCAGCTCGGCATCATCGTCAGTGACTTCCAGCCTAGCAGCCAGGCCGGGCTCAACCAGAAGCT GAATTTTATCGTTACTGGCTTACAGGATATTGATAAGTGCAGGCAGCAGCTTCATGACATTACTGTGCCTTTAGAAGTTTTTGA ATACATAGATCAAGGACGAAACCCCCAGCTCTACACCAAAGAGTGCCTGGAGAGGGCTCTGGCCAAGAATGAGCAAGTCAAAGGCAAGATCGACACCATGAAG aaatttaaaagcCTGTTGATTCAAGAACTTTCTAAAGTATTTCCTGAAGACATGGCTAAGTATCGAAGCATCCGAGGGGAGGACCACGCCCCTTCCTAA